One window of Mesorhizobium sp. PAMC28654 genomic DNA carries:
- a CDS encoding cytochrome P450, producing the protein MSSTPDKPKPDWDPRSDQVLSNQIKAYDAMRRRCPVAYSDYLGWSLFRHEDVVMVLDDHHTFSSVVSSHLSVPSGMDPPQHTAYRRLIDRHFEPGRVKGFEPLCRTISAKLVSGLQRGVEIDLVTQLAQLFAVHVQCAFLGWPASLHEPLLLWVRKNHEATLVRDTNAMSAIALEFDGYISELLEARRESGAAAPDDITTNLLRQEIGGRPLCHEEIVSILRNWTVGELGTITACVGILGHYVAENLLVQQQLRVDLQLLPSAIDEILRIHAPLISNRRVTTMPVEIGGRRIAAGEWITLMWASADRDEAVFANSDEFRVDRDATQNLLYGGGIHVCPGALLARLELRVVMEELLRATQQIALVPGRQPVIASYPASGFSMLPVQIS; encoded by the coding sequence ATGAGTTCGACGCCAGACAAGCCGAAACCGGATTGGGATCCCCGGTCCGATCAGGTCCTTTCCAACCAGATCAAAGCCTATGACGCTATGCGCCGCCGCTGCCCGGTGGCGTATAGCGACTATCTCGGCTGGTCGCTGTTCCGGCATGAGGACGTGGTGATGGTCCTTGACGATCACCACACGTTCAGCAGCGTCGTTTCCAGCCATCTGTCGGTGCCAAGCGGCATGGACCCGCCTCAGCATACTGCATACCGGCGGTTGATCGATCGCCATTTCGAACCCGGGCGCGTGAAGGGTTTCGAACCGCTTTGCCGGACGATTTCAGCCAAACTCGTCTCAGGTCTGCAAAGGGGCGTGGAAATCGATCTAGTGACGCAGCTTGCCCAGCTATTCGCAGTGCATGTCCAGTGCGCCTTTCTCGGCTGGCCTGCAAGCCTGCATGAGCCGCTGCTCCTTTGGGTGCGCAAGAACCATGAGGCCACCTTGGTCAGAGACACGAATGCAATGTCTGCCATCGCGCTCGAGTTTGACGGCTATATCAGCGAATTACTGGAAGCGCGGCGTGAGTCCGGTGCGGCCGCGCCAGATGACATCACGACGAATCTGCTCCGGCAAGAGATCGGGGGTAGGCCTCTGTGCCACGAGGAGATCGTAAGCATCTTGCGTAATTGGACCGTCGGCGAACTGGGCACCATAACCGCCTGCGTGGGGATTCTGGGCCACTATGTTGCGGAGAACCTGCTGGTGCAGCAGCAGCTTCGAGTGGATTTGCAGCTGCTGCCCTCCGCCATTGACGAGATACTACGGATACATGCACCGCTCATTTCCAACCGGAGGGTGACGACCATGCCCGTGGAAATCGGCGGACGCAGGATTGCAGCCGGCGAGTGGATTACTCTCATGTGGGCGTCGGCCGACCGCGACGAAGCGGTCTTTGCCAACTCCGATGAATTCCGCGTCGATCGCGATGCCACGCAAAACCTGCTCTACGGCGGCGGCATCCATGTCTGTCCGGGAGCGCTTCTGGCCCGACTGGAACTACGCGTCGTCATGGAGGAATTGCTGAGAGCGACCCAGCAAATCGCGCTGGTGCCCGGTCGGCAGCCCGTAATCGCGAGCTATCCGGCGAGCGGGTTTTCGATGCTGCCCGTGCAAATATCGTAG
- a CDS encoding plastocyanin/azurin family copper-binding protein — protein MMPTVAIVLFAAPALATGMHSGTEDGHEMMTIGQPGMAAKAARTIRISMIENEDGSMAFDPVSVTIKGGETVRLAFTNEGEYDHEFVMDTHEQVMEHKAGMERLPDMEHADLNAIRIGPQGKGEIVWAFTSVGKFEFACLIPGHFELGMKGALTVTAN, from the coding sequence ATGATGCCAACAGTCGCCATAGTCCTCTTCGCCGCCCCGGCGCTTGCCACAGGAATGCATTCCGGCACTGAGGATGGCCATGAAATGATGACTATCGGTCAGCCGGGCATGGCTGCCAAAGCAGCCCGTACCATCAGGATAAGCATGATCGAGAACGAAGATGGATCGATGGCGTTCGATCCGGTTTCAGTCACCATAAAAGGAGGCGAGACAGTGCGTCTCGCCTTCACCAATGAAGGCGAATACGACCACGAATTTGTCATGGACACGCATGAGCAGGTGATGGAGCATAAGGCCGGGATGGAGAGGCTTCCCGACATGGAACACGCCGACCTCAATGCGATTCGCATTGGTCCCCAAGGAAAAGGCGAGATCGTCTGGGCCTTCACCAGCGTCGGCAAGTTCGAGTTCGCCTGCCTGATACCGGGTCATTTTGAGCTTGGAATGAAGGGGGCCCTCACGGTCACTGCCAACTGA
- a CDS encoding helix-turn-helix domain-containing protein has translation MTDKEVEPEALPLFRALSSSKRTELLRNAMVHGVASGTVLFEQGDVPNFQLIVLSGSAQLFGRSTEGREVLIEAVRAPDLIIPAAVVTGAPYLMQARVPEPSSFLLIHAAAFRAAVEADPSLAHAVIGSLAQQFRRMVRQIKNLKLRTATQRVGCYLLALSQRQHTPDKAVLPFEKMLIASELGITRESFSRALSSLSKSGIQVHGQIVVIHDAPRLAAECGYDPVTDGPDTDDFVV, from the coding sequence ATGACGGATAAGGAAGTGGAACCGGAGGCGTTGCCGCTGTTTCGAGCGCTATCCTCATCCAAGCGAACCGAGCTGCTGCGAAATGCTATGGTCCACGGTGTGGCCTCCGGCACCGTCTTGTTCGAGCAAGGTGACGTGCCGAACTTCCAACTCATCGTGCTATCGGGATCAGCCCAATTATTTGGACGATCCACCGAGGGCCGTGAAGTGTTGATCGAGGCCGTTCGGGCCCCTGACCTCATCATTCCTGCCGCTGTAGTGACGGGTGCACCCTACCTCATGCAGGCACGCGTACCTGAGCCTTCGAGCTTTCTGTTGATTCATGCGGCAGCGTTTCGCGCAGCGGTCGAGGCAGACCCTTCATTGGCGCATGCGGTAATCGGAAGCCTCGCACAACAGTTCCGACGTATGGTTCGGCAGATCAAGAATCTCAAGTTGAGAACCGCGACACAGCGTGTCGGATGTTACCTCTTGGCCCTCTCACAGAGACAGCACACTCCAGACAAAGCAGTCCTGCCGTTTGAGAAGATGCTGATTGCCTCCGAACTTGGTATAACTCGAGAATCCTTTTCGCGTGCATTGTCCAGCCTGAGCAAATCAGGCATTCAAGTCCATGGCCAAATTGTCGTGATTCATGACGCTCCTCGGTTAGCCGCCGAATGCGGGTACGACCCCGTTACCGACGGGCCAGATACCGATGACTTCGTAGTCTGA
- a CDS encoding UbiX family flavin prenyltransferase — MTKRLIIGVTGASGSVLALETIRQLVRAGVETHLVVSKGARLAIPHELGTDGLAQLTSLANHAYSYQDLAAPIASGSFRTDGMIVVPCSMRTLAAMAHGLGDNLLTRAADVVLKEKRRLVIVPREAPLHEGHLDAMLRLARMGAVIAPPVPPFYVKLASIEEMVVEMAARLIGWAGVDPGDKLTRWGEKKVAAA; from the coding sequence ATGACCAAACGGCTGATAATCGGTGTCACAGGTGCATCCGGCTCCGTGCTCGCGCTGGAGACCATACGTCAGTTGGTCAGGGCCGGGGTGGAGACGCATCTCGTCGTCTCCAAGGGCGCGCGATTGGCCATCCCTCATGAGCTCGGCACCGACGGCCTTGCCCAACTGACCTCCCTCGCCAACCACGCGTATTCCTATCAGGACCTGGCCGCACCAATCGCCAGCGGCTCTTTCAGAACGGATGGCATGATCGTCGTTCCCTGTTCGATGCGGACCTTGGCGGCTATGGCACACGGTTTAGGCGACAATCTTCTCACCAGGGCCGCCGATGTCGTCCTGAAGGAAAAGCGCCGGCTGGTCATCGTTCCACGCGAGGCGCCGCTCCATGAAGGGCACCTCGACGCGATGCTGAGATTAGCACGGATGGGCGCAGTCATCGCACCGCCAGTACCGCCGTTCTATGTCAAGCTGGCCTCGATTGAGGAAATGGTGGTCGAGATGGCTGCCCGACTGATTGGCTGGGCAGGCGTTGACCCGGGCGACAAGCTCACGCGTTGGGGCGAAAAGAAAGTCGCCGCCGCGTGA
- a CDS encoding nitrate/nitrite transporter: protein MQTTVYPKSSQILGASTAAFTVCFAVWTIFSIIGIRMRQDLGLSETQFGLLVGTPILTGSLLRVALGIWTDRYGGRIVFTANMLAAAVATFLLSYAHTYPQMLVAALGVGIAGGSFAVGVAYVSRWFPPERQGTALGIFGAGNVGAAVTKFLAPFVLVAFGWQTVAQVWAAALVVMAVIFWLTTQDDPIIVERRRSGIKPKSAWLELEPLKNVQIWRFALYYFFVFGAFVALALWLPQYLINVYGLDIKTAGMIAAFFSVPASLFRAYGGHLSDSFGARRVLYWTFLVSVVATFILSYPPTDYVVHGLKGATSFHLEMSLVGFVITIFVLGFFMALGKAAVYKHIPVYYPDHVGSVGGLVGMIGGLGGFLLPILFGLLLDLTGLWTSCFMALFVLVSGALLWMHVAIRQMERGVAGEALAKLPPFPEMQGMPKPATGPRSGGALTDWRPEDKVFWGESGHRIARRNLWLSIPALLLSFAIWQVWSVVVAKLPLVGFTFTTDQLFWLAALPGISGATLRIFYSFMVPIFGGRLWTTLTTWSLLIPAVGIGYAVQNPDTPYVVLLLLALLCGLGGGNFASSMANISFFFPKAEKGNALALNAGLGNLGVSVVQFVVPLAITAGIFGWFGGDPAMVKGPTGEAPLWLQNAGFVFVPFIAISAFAAWFGMNDIASAKASFTEQAVIFQRRHNWIMCWLYTGTFGSFIGYSAGFPLLTKMLFPDVNALQFAFLGPLVGALSRSGTGWLADKYGGARVTFWVFVLMIAGAAGVLWFIGIKDQPGAFLGFFAAFLLLFFATGVGNASTFQMIPVIMAKEMSRLMPTADAETRRRQAEKESAAITGFTSAIAAFGAFFIPKSYGSSIALTGGPSAALWGFLIFYVSCLVITWAVYTRKGGLLHDIERANRGASVQPAVAE, encoded by the coding sequence ATGCAAACGACTGTGTATCCGAAGTCCAGTCAAATCCTGGGTGCGAGCACGGCAGCGTTCACGGTCTGCTTCGCCGTCTGGACAATCTTCTCCATTATCGGCATTCGCATGCGCCAGGACCTCGGCCTCAGCGAGACCCAGTTCGGCCTGCTCGTCGGCACGCCGATCCTGACGGGGTCTCTGCTCAGAGTCGCGCTTGGCATCTGGACCGACCGCTATGGCGGCCGGATCGTCTTCACGGCGAATATGCTCGCCGCCGCCGTCGCGACCTTTCTGCTGTCTTATGCCCACACTTATCCACAAATGCTGGTGGCTGCCCTCGGCGTCGGCATCGCCGGCGGTTCCTTTGCAGTTGGTGTTGCCTATGTGTCGCGCTGGTTCCCGCCGGAGAGGCAAGGGACAGCGCTTGGCATCTTTGGTGCCGGCAATGTCGGCGCCGCGGTCACCAAATTCCTCGCTCCCTTCGTGCTCGTCGCCTTCGGATGGCAAACCGTGGCGCAAGTCTGGGCAGCAGCCCTGGTCGTCATGGCCGTCATCTTCTGGCTTACGACGCAGGACGACCCCATTATCGTCGAGCGGCGGCGATCCGGCATCAAGCCGAAAAGTGCGTGGCTCGAGCTCGAGCCCCTGAAGAATGTGCAGATCTGGCGCTTCGCGCTCTATTATTTCTTTGTCTTTGGCGCCTTCGTCGCGCTTGCGCTCTGGCTGCCGCAATATCTCATCAATGTCTACGGCCTCGATATCAAGACGGCCGGCATGATCGCAGCCTTCTTCTCGGTGCCGGCAAGCCTTTTTCGGGCCTATGGCGGACACCTGTCCGACAGCTTTGGCGCGCGCCGCGTGCTCTACTGGACGTTCCTGGTTTCGGTCGTGGCGACCTTCATCCTGTCCTATCCGCCGACCGACTACGTGGTCCACGGCCTCAAGGGCGCGACCTCCTTCCACCTGGAGATGAGCCTCGTCGGCTTCGTCATCACGATATTCGTGCTCGGCTTCTTCATGGCCCTCGGCAAGGCCGCCGTCTACAAGCACATCCCGGTCTACTATCCCGACCATGTCGGTTCGGTCGGCGGCCTCGTCGGCATGATCGGCGGCCTCGGCGGCTTCCTGCTGCCGATCCTGTTCGGTTTGCTGCTTGACCTGACTGGCCTCTGGACGAGCTGCTTCATGGCGCTCTTTGTCCTGGTCTCAGGTGCGCTGCTGTGGATGCACGTCGCCATCCGCCAGATGGAACGCGGGGTCGCTGGCGAAGCCCTCGCCAAGCTCCCGCCTTTCCCCGAAATGCAGGGCATGCCAAAGCCGGCGACAGGACCCCGATCGGGCGGTGCTCTGACGGACTGGCGACCGGAGGACAAGGTATTCTGGGGTGAAAGCGGCCACCGCATCGCACGGCGCAACCTGTGGCTTTCGATCCCGGCGCTTCTCCTTTCTTTTGCCATCTGGCAGGTATGGTCGGTCGTCGTCGCCAAGCTGCCGCTCGTGGGCTTCACCTTCACCACGGACCAGCTCTTCTGGCTTGCGGCTCTGCCCGGAATCTCGGGCGCGACGCTGCGCATCTTCTATTCCTTCATGGTGCCGATCTTTGGCGGCAGGCTCTGGACGACCCTGACGACCTGGTCCCTCCTCATCCCGGCGGTTGGGATCGGCTATGCCGTGCAGAATCCAGACACGCCGTATGTAGTGCTGCTCTTGCTCGCGTTGCTCTGTGGCCTAGGCGGCGGCAACTTTGCCTCTTCCATGGCCAACATCTCCTTCTTCTTCCCGAAGGCGGAAAAGGGCAATGCGCTTGCGCTTAACGCTGGCCTTGGCAATCTCGGCGTCAGCGTCGTCCAGTTCGTGGTGCCGCTCGCAATCACCGCCGGGATATTCGGCTGGTTCGGTGGCGATCCGGCCATGGTCAAGGGACCGACGGGCGAGGCGCCCTTATGGTTGCAGAATGCCGGCTTCGTATTCGTGCCGTTTATTGCGATCTCGGCTTTTGCGGCCTGGTTCGGCATGAACGACATCGCTTCGGCCAAGGCATCTTTCACTGAGCAGGCTGTGATCTTCCAGCGCCGGCACAATTGGATCATGTGCTGGCTCTACACTGGAACTTTTGGGTCTTTCATTGGCTATTCGGCCGGATTCCCGCTGCTCACGAAAATGTTGTTCCCAGACGTCAACGCACTTCAGTTCGCCTTTCTCGGCCCGCTTGTCGGCGCCCTGTCGCGCTCGGGCACCGGGTGGCTGGCGGACAAATATGGCGGCGCGCGCGTCACCTTCTGGGTCTTCGTCCTAATGATCGCGGGTGCAGCAGGGGTTTTGTGGTTCATCGGCATAAAGGATCAACCTGGTGCATTCCTTGGCTTCTTCGCCGCGTTCCTACTGCTGTTCTTCGCCACCGGTGTCGGCAATGCCTCCACCTTCCAGATGATCCCGGTGATCATGGCCAAGGAGATGAGCCGCTTAATGCCCACGGCAGATGCAGAGACGCGCCGTCGGCAGGCGGAGAAGGAGTCCGCCGCCATCACCGGCTTTACGTCAGCGATCGCAGCCTTCGGCGCCTTCTTCATCCCGAAGAGCTACGGCAGTTCGATCGCCTTGACGGGCGGACCGAGCGCCGCGCTCTGGGGGTTCTTGATATTCTACGTCAGCTGCCTCGTCATCACTTGGGCCGTCTACACCCGCAAGGGCGGCCTTCTTCACGACATCGAGCGTGCCAATCGGGGCGCGTCCGTCCAACCGGCCGTAGCCGAATAA
- a CDS encoding DUF6455 family protein, giving the protein MRSGQRQWLQSERVWRQFTLMDLVMERMRVDPLVATRKCGGTAMADARNTCLGCSFHRQCREWLECGSDFAGLAEFCPNAGFFMECRLNL; this is encoded by the coding sequence ATGCGGTCTGGTCAACGACAGTGGTTGCAGTCCGAGAGGGTCTGGAGGCAATTCACGCTCATGGATCTCGTCATGGAGCGGATGCGCGTCGATCCGCTCGTGGCGACCCGCAAATGCGGCGGAACGGCGATGGCGGATGCGCGAAACACGTGCCTGGGCTGCTCTTTCCACCGCCAATGCCGCGAGTGGCTGGAGTGTGGCAGCGATTTTGCCGGCCTGGCCGAATTCTGCCCGAACGCCGGGTTCTTCATGGAATGCAGGCTAAATCTTTAG
- a CDS encoding UbiD family decarboxylase, producing MHHRCLPLFSDLGSFLSFLDRNGQLREVGVPVSTRLELTEIHKRVIASKGPALRLTAPVDRGVRSAFPVVANLFGTRERVAWGLGTDLHGLETLGALLAWMRSPQAPQNLRQARQMLPAARGALVARPKIVSPPREWRDADPDFSLLPVQTCWPGDAGPLITWPVVITRPPGEDDPSTYNLGIYRMQVLARDRAIIRWLPMRGGAAHHRMWQARGLEMPVAVVIGADPATLIASVMPAPEGVSELALSGMINNRRVGLATCKSIMLHVPTSAEIVLEGAVSSTEDALEGPFGDHTGYYNAPERYPVFKLKRVRVRDGANYLTTFTGRAPDEPSVLGEALLDVYKPLLRQQIPEIVDVWLPPEACSYRIAVISIAKKYAGQARRVMMGFWSLLPQFSMTKMIVVVDDDIDIRSWPDVMWAVATRMDPSRDLMQVDRTPIDQLDFASPLEGLGGKIGLDATRKIGSETSREWGRELTMSADIEEQVSQRWNEFFSQTTAQGQQ from the coding sequence ATGCATCACCGTTGCCTTCCCCTGTTTTCAGATCTCGGCTCATTCCTTTCGTTCCTTGATCGGAACGGGCAGCTTCGTGAGGTTGGTGTGCCTGTTTCGACACGGCTCGAACTGACCGAGATACACAAGCGGGTGATTGCCTCGAAAGGCCCGGCGCTCCGCCTTACGGCGCCTGTCGATCGCGGCGTCAGGTCAGCCTTTCCCGTCGTCGCAAATCTTTTCGGCACCCGGGAACGTGTAGCCTGGGGCCTTGGCACTGACCTTCACGGTCTAGAAACCCTCGGCGCGCTCCTTGCGTGGATGAGATCGCCTCAGGCCCCACAGAACCTTCGTCAGGCCCGACAGATGTTGCCTGCTGCGCGCGGTGCACTCGTGGCGCGGCCGAAGATCGTCTCCCCGCCTAGAGAGTGGCGAGACGCCGATCCGGATTTTTCGCTTCTTCCCGTCCAGACTTGTTGGCCGGGAGACGCCGGCCCCCTCATAACATGGCCAGTGGTCATTACTCGCCCGCCTGGCGAGGACGACCCGAGCACATACAATCTGGGCATATACCGGATGCAGGTGCTAGCCCGTGATCGTGCGATCATAAGATGGCTGCCCATGCGAGGCGGAGCAGCCCACCATCGCATGTGGCAGGCGAGGGGTCTCGAGATGCCGGTGGCGGTCGTCATCGGGGCAGATCCGGCGACGTTGATCGCCTCGGTGATGCCGGCGCCTGAAGGCGTGTCGGAGCTGGCACTGTCCGGGATGATCAACAACCGCCGAGTCGGATTGGCGACCTGCAAGAGCATCATGCTTCACGTGCCAACCAGTGCGGAAATCGTGCTTGAAGGTGCCGTCTCTTCAACAGAAGATGCGCTGGAGGGCCCTTTCGGCGACCACACCGGATACTACAACGCGCCGGAACGATATCCTGTGTTCAAGCTCAAGCGTGTTCGCGTTCGCGACGGGGCAAATTACCTGACCACGTTCACCGGGCGCGCGCCGGACGAGCCCTCCGTGCTCGGCGAGGCGCTGCTCGACGTGTACAAGCCGCTCCTGCGCCAACAAATACCGGAAATCGTCGACGTGTGGCTTCCACCCGAAGCCTGTTCCTACAGGATTGCCGTTATCTCAATCGCCAAGAAGTACGCCGGACAGGCCAGGCGCGTGATGATGGGGTTCTGGTCCCTGCTGCCGCAGTTCTCGATGACCAAGATGATCGTCGTGGTGGACGACGACATCGACATTCGATCATGGCCGGACGTGATGTGGGCGGTCGCCACCCGCATGGATCCCTCGCGCGATCTGATGCAGGTGGATCGGACCCCTATCGACCAGCTCGATTTCGCGTCGCCGCTCGAAGGGCTTGGGGGAAAGATCGGGCTCGATGCGACGCGCAAGATTGGATCGGAGACCTCTCGCGAATGGGGAAGGGAGCTGACGATGTCAGCCGATATCGAGGAGCAGGTATCCCAACGATGGAACGAGTTTTTTTCGCAGACGACCGCTCAGGGGCAACAATGA
- a CDS encoding NnrS family protein, translated as MATDGSALAFDAKRMPAPFRPFFLIAGLDAIIGAAVWLPAAFGIQAIGPTGISPGDWHRDVLLFGMVPAILTGFLLTALPRWTGRRAMSPLTTRLLVALWLSSRGTFLFLSHSAGLALSALLVLTLLLIAAGHVIASRDRRNLKIVFLLLIFCGSNVLTAASCQVEFALRLALAAIIGLLMIIGGRVVPALTMAYVESAGGRIFIDRSAVLEYAAAVVAACALGSWVVAPQAQFTGLACALAACCQVMRTAQWMGWRMVGSSSVLALHIGYGWITVGFGLLAIHIFVPARLGQAAAVHAWTIGAIGTMALAIMASMIRKHSRRAFETSVPATGAFVAMTICCLSRLLVEFLPVYRVALTSIAGTLWVAGFGLFLMAFRRMLTRANSEGSER; from the coding sequence ATGGCGACTGACGGGAGTGCGCTCGCTTTCGATGCGAAGCGGATGCCGGCGCCGTTTCGGCCATTTTTTCTTATCGCCGGGTTGGACGCGATCATAGGCGCGGCGGTCTGGCTGCCCGCAGCGTTTGGAATACAGGCCATCGGTCCGACCGGGATTTCTCCCGGCGATTGGCATCGTGACGTGCTTCTGTTTGGGATGGTCCCAGCCATCCTGACTGGTTTTCTGTTGACGGCGCTGCCCCGATGGACAGGACGTCGTGCAATGTCGCCGCTCACCACGCGTTTGCTGGTCGCTCTGTGGCTGTCCAGCCGGGGGACTTTCCTATTCCTGTCGCATTCGGCCGGACTTGCCCTCTCGGCTCTGCTGGTCCTGACACTCCTCCTGATCGCAGCGGGACATGTGATCGCCAGCCGGGATCGCCGCAACCTGAAGATAGTATTTCTGCTGCTTATCTTCTGTGGCAGCAACGTGCTCACGGCGGCATCCTGCCAGGTAGAATTTGCACTGCGACTAGCCCTGGCTGCGATCATCGGCCTCCTCATGATCATCGGAGGACGGGTCGTGCCGGCTTTGACCATGGCTTACGTCGAAAGCGCCGGCGGCCGGATCTTCATCGATCGCTCCGCTGTTTTGGAGTACGCGGCAGCGGTCGTGGCAGCATGCGCCCTTGGCTCGTGGGTTGTTGCGCCGCAGGCACAATTCACCGGCCTTGCCTGCGCCCTTGCCGCCTGCTGTCAGGTGATGCGAACCGCCCAGTGGATGGGATGGCGAATGGTGGGGTCGTCGTCAGTTCTCGCTCTTCATATCGGGTACGGCTGGATCACCGTCGGTTTCGGGCTTCTGGCGATCCACATTTTCGTACCTGCAAGACTGGGGCAGGCGGCTGCCGTTCATGCCTGGACGATCGGCGCCATCGGCACGATGGCCCTCGCCATCATGGCGAGCATGATCCGCAAGCACAGCCGCCGCGCCTTCGAGACCTCGGTTCCGGCGACAGGTGCGTTCGTAGCGATGACAATTTGCTGCCTGTCGCGCCTCCTGGTCGAATTTCTGCCCGTCTACCGCGTCGCTTTAACGAGCATTGCAGGCACGTTGTGGGTTGCCGGCTTCGGCCTGTTTCTCATGGCTTTCCGTCGAATGCTCACCAGAGCGAACTCTGAAGGCTCAGAGCGTTGA
- the istA gene encoding IS21 family transposase translates to MKYRQNNSIEVAAAKASISRATAYRIKTDAHLPSQKQKARGRRRPDPLEHIFDAEVVPLLKAAPGIRVVAIYEEMLRRHPELSAGIRRTLERRIRSWRAIHGEEQEVIFRQLHEPGRLGLSDFTDMGSLDVSIAGQSLDHLLYHFRLAWSGFEHTHVILGGESFVALAEGLQNALWSLGGAPLYHRSDSLSAAFRNLSADAKEDLTHRYEELCAHYRMTPTRNNKGIAHENGSIESSHGHLKDAIRDALLMRGSRNFDDLGAYRAFIDEIVSRHNANHGKRIDAERPQLQELPDQRTSDFEEVVVTVSRTGGFTLRKVFYTVPSRLIGHRLRIRLFDDRLEVFMGGTKLMTLPRGRGHADGRHDQVVNYRHVIHSLRKKPMALLNLVYRDKLFPRQEYRRAFDELIERLPDRQACKIMVDLLALAHDRGCERELAEQLTETLDAGDLPDIAVLRTLLGPDPARLPTVLVQLASLNGYEALIGATHVGDVA, encoded by the coding sequence ATGAAGTACCGACAAAACAATTCTATCGAGGTCGCCGCCGCCAAGGCGTCGATCAGCAGGGCGACGGCCTATCGCATCAAGACGGACGCGCACCTGCCATCGCAAAAGCAAAAGGCTCGTGGCCGGCGGAGGCCTGACCCTCTCGAGCATATCTTCGATGCCGAGGTCGTTCCCCTTTTGAAGGCGGCGCCAGGCATCCGTGTTGTCGCCATCTATGAGGAGATGCTGCGGCGGCACCCGGAACTGAGCGCGGGCATTCGCCGAACGCTGGAGCGGCGCATCCGGTCATGGCGTGCCATCCACGGCGAAGAGCAGGAGGTTATCTTCCGCCAGCTTCACGAACCCGGCCGACTCGGGCTATCGGATTTTACCGACATGGGCAGCCTTGACGTGTCGATCGCCGGCCAGTCTCTTGATCATCTACTCTACCACTTCCGGCTCGCCTGGTCCGGCTTTGAACACACCCATGTCATTCTCGGCGGCGAGAGCTTCGTGGCCCTGGCCGAAGGACTGCAGAACGCGCTGTGGTCGCTTGGGGGAGCGCCGCTCTATCATCGCAGCGACAGCCTGTCGGCGGCTTTCCGCAACCTCAGCGCCGATGCGAAGGAGGATCTCACGCATCGCTACGAAGAGCTTTGCGCGCACTACCGCATGACGCCGACCCGCAACAACAAGGGCATCGCGCACGAGAACGGTTCGATCGAAAGCAGCCATGGCCATCTCAAGGATGCCATCCGTGACGCCCTTCTGATGCGCGGCAGCAGAAATTTCGACGATCTCGGCGCGTATCGAGCCTTCATCGACGAGATCGTCAGCCGGCACAACGCCAATCATGGCAAGCGCATCGATGCCGAACGCCCTCAACTGCAGGAACTTCCAGACCAGCGGACCAGCGACTTCGAGGAGGTGGTCGTCACCGTGTCGCGGACCGGCGGCTTCACCTTGCGCAAGGTCTTCTACACCGTTCCCTCCCGCCTGATCGGACATCGGCTTCGCATCCGCCTGTTCGATGATCGCCTCGAGGTCTTTATGGGAGGAACAAAGCTGATGACGCTGCCCAGGGGCCGAGGCCATGCCGACGGGAGGCACGATCAGGTCGTCAACTATCGGCACGTCATCCATTCCCTGCGCAAAAAGCCGATGGCGCTTCTTAATCTCGTCTATCGTGACAAGCTCTTCCCGCGGCAGGAATACCGCAGGGCCTTCGACGAGCTCATTGAGCGGCTGCCGGACAGGCAGGCGTGCAAGATCATGGTCGATCTGCTGGCGCTGGCCCACGATCGAGGCTGCGAGCGTGAGCTTGCCGAGCAACTCACCGAGACCCTCGACGCCGGCGACCTGCCCGATATTGCCGTCTTGCGAACCCTCCTCGGCCCGGACCCCGCACGGCTGCCGACCGTCTTGGTGCAACTCGCTTCCCTTAACGGCTATGAAGCCCTGATCGGGGCAACCCATGTGGGAGACGTCGCATGA
- a CDS encoding DUF2249 domain-containing protein has protein sequence MNLQTSKGATYDVRKLPPERKQSAVLSMFDGLKPGQTFVVVLDFDPDKLRRQFEAFFAGEHIWVCLRPGPPEWLIEIGRPQPAQ, from the coding sequence ATGAATTTGCAGACGTCGAAAGGCGCGACATATGACGTACGGAAGCTTCCACCTGAAAGGAAGCAGTCCGCTGTATTGTCAATGTTCGACGGACTCAAACCCGGTCAGACATTCGTGGTCGTTCTCGATTTTGATCCTGATAAACTCAGGCGTCAGTTCGAAGCGTTCTTTGCTGGCGAACACATCTGGGTTTGCCTTAGACCGGGGCCACCAGAATGGCTGATCGAGATAGGAAGACCTCAACCTGCGCAGTGA